ttgcaaaattgtttcaattttggtgCGGAATAATGTAAAGCTGTCGAATTCCGTCGAAtggtaaagggtgtccacgatgaaattgcaacacacaaaattgattcgcaaaattcgagttttcatccgattgccacaaaatttttagggattgaaaaataacttttaaacttcattttaaaattttactcgtattttatttgcagtccatacgcaaatgcccgcaccttggccttaatccCGGCCATAAAATTccgcacaacctgtgaatcaaccgttttttgcatgtaaactagagtgccccaaatgacccgacttttgaaaaagttatgcgctgcaagcTAAAATGGATCCTAGACCTAgttcaagatctcatgccaaatttggcccagatcggatcacgggaaggggtcgctcaacgagcctgaagtttttatgagtagattttgagacattttgttcgagagaaacattattaaagcctaaactatgacaaatatttcatccgaagacagtatttcgattcgagttaagataaaaaagttattaggctccGAAAAtgggcgtcaatatgttcgaccgctcCGACTCAATAACAGTGATGAACACCATTCTTTGAAAAGATAGCCCATTTtcgaagccttataacttttttatcataactcttatcgatatgcagttttcggatgaaatatttttcataatttaggctttaagaaaaaccattcTCGAAAGAAACCGgtcgacgggaaccaaagtttttgataaaaaactggtttttcatgtttctcccgaacaaaatgtctcaaagttccatacaaacttcaggctcgttgagcgaccccttcccgtgatccgatctggcccaaatttggcatgagatcttgtcataggcctagaatcaattttagcctgcaggcataacatttcacaggttttgaatttcccatacaaacgtGTACTTGCTCTGCTTCTCAtcgccttttgtaccttgaacgttcgaagcccagccttagttttgaccTAGTTGAACTGGGTGATTAtaaagcagcaccttcttaaacgacctaaggtaatGAAGACAGTTgagaaactgaagaaagtatgggattacatgcaaaaaacggttgattcacaggttgtgcagaattttatggccgggattaaggccaaggtgcaggcatttgcgtatggactgtaaataatatacgaataaaattttaaaatgaagttcaatagttattttttaatcccTAAAAATTtggtggcaatcggatgaaaactcgaattttgcgaatcaattttgtgtgttgcaatttcatcgtggaaaCCCTCTATCAGTTTAACTACAATCactgaaatatttataaaaaccttcaaatttgGTGTGAAATGTTGTCAATAATTCATGAGAGTTTAAGTGTTTTGGTAAATAATTATAAGTTATTAAAGGCTTTTAGTCGAATGTTTTCATATTCGCAAACATCCTGTGAACCGACTATTcgtctaatttttaatttggataataTTTCGATTGACGACTCTTGTtacatttgatttattttgtaatatttgactTGATATGATACTAGCGATATTGGCAACAAAATAGTAAAAAACCCATCCCCATGTCAGAATATAAAGAGcgtgaatgaaaaattaaatcaagatCGACGCAAAAGAGTGAGCGTGCACAAGCAAACTCCGATCCAGCTAAAATTTGCCAAGCGTGAGTCCAGCCGTCACTTGCGTTTCCGGACTGGGCGAAAAAGTGCGCAGTGGAAAAGTTTGCGCGATAGTGCATCATTTTGTCCCGTCGTTTTACGCTGCAGAGTTGGGACAGGCAGGTCCCACCCGGACGAACTGCAGGAAGCAATCCAGGTACGTCATCCCACCAAGGAAAATCATCTTTTCCTCACCCGACACATTCGTTCGGCAGAAAACCACCATCGCGGACACGTGAGCGAAGCGAACCTCGCTGAAAATCAGCATCAGGTCAAGGTCCGTCGTCGGGACTATCCGGAACTTTGCGAAGGGGCGTGTGgaggaaaaaacaaaactcGGAAGAAGGGCCGCTTAGCGTAAGTAGCCGGAAAGCAGAGGTGCGATAGAGTTGTGCTGATGTGCATTTTACCCTCAGGGCCCCTTTTCGCACACTGTGCGTTCGCTAGTGGAAGCCGCAGGTTCCGCTTCTTTCCCCTGGTGGTTTGTCGGAGTGACACTAGTCGGGTGTGAAGCAGCGCGAGGAGAAATGTCGTCGGCAAACGAATCCGGAACAACTGTTTGGCCTGGCTTTCGACCACCTTCAGCTGTTTGGGAATTGCTGCACCAGcagcagaacaacaacaacagcagcaacatcCCGCACGGCGAGGTCGTGCGTcgcagaacaacaacaactcccgcagcagaaaaacaacaacatccgGCACTGCCATGTGGTGCTTCGCCCTCGATGCAATTCCAACAACACCTCAGGCTGCTTGGGAATTGCTGCACCAGCAGCAGAACAACAACAAGTCCAGCAACAACATCCAGCATGGCAAGGTCGTGCGTGTCCGAACAACAACAACTACAGCAACAACATCCAGCAGCTTGGGAAGTGCTGCACCAGCAGCAGAACAACAACACcttcagcagaaaaaaaaacaacaacatcggGCACTATCAGGCAGGCCGCGCCATCCAGCAGCTTGGGAAGTGCTGCACCAGCAGCAGAACAACAACACcttcagcagaaaaaaaacaacaacatcggGCACTATCAGGCAGGCCGCGCCATCCAAGCCGTTTGGAAGCACGATACCAGATCTATGCGCGCAAGGCGGGACGGAGAGGTGCCACCCTGTTAGCATGTCGTGGTTGTGAAATCCTGATGTAAGTACACGCACATGGACGGGGAAGTGTGGGATTTTGTTCAAACTGTTGCCCCAATATAAACTCAACCAAACttaattatgaatattttattttgggcTACCGAAAGCCACAAACCCACATTACACtctaattagaaaaaaaaaacgattcggAAGCAATATTGGTTTTTGCTATAGAAATTCTGAATCTGGTATACTGCTGGTATATAGTGGCATATTAAAATGACGTGGCTTCTCACGTGAGCTCTGTACATCGAAAAGTCTCATTGAACTGCCCATTGAAGAGTTTGATAGGATGGAATTGCCAAAGTCAAACCAATTGACCCTCGACCAACAATGGTTCTTACCAATTAACCGTTGATCTGTACGTGAGTACGTACGGAGAATAATGGTGTTCTGAatccattcattcatttttcaccTACGTTATATTAGATTGGCTGATTCAACACCCAACTAACTATCGGGAAACTATGAATATAACTTTAGTGTCAATAAAATTACCGATGAAACATTTGTTGATAGTGTTATCAAATGAAGCAGTAGGTAATTACCTC
This sequence is a window from Uranotaenia lowii strain MFRU-FL chromosome 3, ASM2978415v1, whole genome shotgun sequence. Protein-coding genes within it:
- the LOC129751247 gene encoding uncharacterized protein LOC129751247, whose protein sequence is MSSANESGTTVWPGFRPPSAVWELLHQQQNNNNSSNIPHGEVVRRRTTTTPAAEKQQHPALPCGASPSMQFQQHLRLLGNCCTSSRTTTSPATTSSMARSCVSEQQQLQQQHPAAWEVLHQQQNNNTFSRKKNNNIGHYQAGRAIQQLGKCCTSSRTTTPSAEKKQQHRALSGRPRHPSRLEARYQIYARKAGRRGATLLACRGCEILM